A window of the Lactuca sativa cultivar Salinas chromosome 5, Lsat_Salinas_v11, whole genome shotgun sequence genome harbors these coding sequences:
- the LOC111878716 gene encoding uncharacterized protein LOC111878716 gives MELAQSLIDHGNCQNSVLTALEQPKENNNNSKKKGWNKREGKSPLDPSKKQQVVAIHATTVPTTIPAIVPAVAPNNLTPTKPYVGSLPKCNKCNFHHTGNCQEMQCRNCNRKGHSARFCKTPPQPLNQVPAAGVGRACYQCGDVGHFNRDCPKAGNVDGVG, from the coding sequence ATGGAACTGGCACAATCACTTATTGACCACGGAAATTGTCAAAACTCTGTGCTTACTGCCCTAGAACAACCTAAAGAGaacaacaacaatagcaagaagaagggttggaacaaaaggGAGGGAAAATCTCCTCTGGAcccttcaaagaagcaacaagTAGTGGCAATCCATGCCACTACTGTACCTACTACCATACCTGCTATTGTGCCTGCTGTTGCCCCTAATAACCTAACACCAACTAAGCCCTATGTTGGTAGCCTccctaaatgcaacaagtgcaattttcaccacACTGGAAATTGTCAAGAAATGCAGTGtcgtaactgcaacaggaaagggcatagtGCCCGATTCTGTAAAACACCACCTCAACCACTTAACCAAGTACCTGCCGCTGGAGTAGGTCGAGCATGCTACCAATGCGGGGATGTGGGGCATTTCAATAGAGATTGTCCAAAAGCTGGAAATGTCGATGGGGTTGGGTGA